The stretch of DNA GAGTCCCGCTTGTTCCGCAGGGCCTGGGAAACATCGTCCTCGGAGGAGACCACCTGGCTGGCCGGGCGCACCGAAACGCGCTCCTCGTTTTCCAGTCCGTGCTCCCGGAGCGCGCCTTGGATGGAATCCTCCACACCCACCAGAACCAGCTCCAGGTCGGCGTGGTCCCGAAGGGCGGACAACGCCGCCGGGACTACCACCGAGGGGCCGTAGTCTCCGCCCATTGCATCCAGAGCTATGCGCATTGAGATCCCGGTGCGGTGCTCAGCGCGGCTGGTTCCGGTGAGGATGGCTGCTTAACGGTACGCAAGGCGGCGCGTCAGTCTTCTTCAGCGACAGCCAGGACTTGGCGCTCTCGATAAGAGCCGCAGCTCTCGCATACATGGTGCGGCCGCTTGCGCTCGCCGCATTCCGGGCAAGTGCTCAGGCTTCGCGGCGAGATGGCGTGGTGCGCGCGGCGCTGATCGCGGCGGGCTTTCGAGGTCTTTTTCTTCGGTACGGCCATTTCTGCTCTCCCAAACGTTGGTTCCCGGCCCGCAGCAAGCGGCGGACAAGGACCGCCCTGCGGCGGCG from Thiohalorhabdus sp. Cl-TMA encodes:
- the rpmF gene encoding 50S ribosomal protein L32 — translated: MAVPKKKTSKARRDQRRAHHAISPRSLSTCPECGERKRPHHVCESCGSYRERQVLAVAEED